The DNA window CCTGGCAGATGAACATCGCCGTCGCCGGCCGGTCAGCCAACTACGCACTGTACCGGATCGACAATATTCGTCCTTCTTTTTCTTATTTCAATTCGCTGATATCTCATGCCACGCCCATTTTCTTATGGCGTCACTCGTGTGATGGGAGGCGGAGCCGTCGGCCTTCTACTTTGTGTCGGTCTCCTCGTTGGGAGTGAAGGAAGGGGACCTGAGGGGGAAAACGTCCGGCAGAGGGACGGGGGGAACTGGACCACAGTCGAGACTAAAAACGAGCCGACGGCTCGTCACGAGAATGCGTTCGTCGAGGTGGAGGGGCAGTTTTACCTTCTCGGAGGACGGGGCGAACGGCCCGTCAACATCTACGACCCAGAGACGCGGCAGTGGTCGGAGGGGGCATCCCCGCCCTTTCAGATGCATCACTTCCAGGCCGTATCCTATGACGGAGACATCTACGTGCTGGGAGCGTGGACCGACGACTATCCTCGTGAGAACGGGCTTTCCCACGTGTACATTTACTATACCGACGAGGACCAATGGCGGAAAGGGGCGTCGATTCCTCCTGGGCGACGTCGCGGATCGGCTGGTGTCGTTGTGCGGAAGGACAAGATCTACGTGGTGGGGGGCATCGTAGGAGGACACGGCCCGCACGCGACCGCAGTCGACTGGTTTGACGTGTTTGATCCCGAGACGGGAGAGTGGACGGCCCTTCGCGATCGGCCGGCCCCGCATGCTCGGGACCACTTTCAGGCGGCCCTCGCGGACAATAAGCTCATTGCTGTGGGGGGGCGTGACAGTGGCGTTCAGGGCTTCATCGACAGCACTGTAGCCGCAGTCGATGTCTACGACTTCGAGACGGAAGAATGGAGCACCTGGGAAGAAGCGCCCATTCCTACCGAGCGGGCCGGTAGCACCACCGCGGTACGGGGAAATGAGATCATCATTACTGGAGGAGAAGGTTTTGGCCGGACGTGGGGACAGACGGAGGCGCTCAATGTGGATACCCGAGAGTGGCGCTCAATTGGGATGCTCAACCAGCCTCGTCACGGCACGCAGATGTTCCTGTTTCAGGATCAGCTCTACATTGCCGCTGGGTCTGGAGATCAGGGGGGTGGACCGGAGCTCACAAGCATGGAAACCTACGATTTTCAAGAGTAGAAAAATCGCGATGTGCGCGGCCCTCTATGGGGCAAGGGGAATGCTTCTTTGACTCCTCATGAGTAACACCCTTTACTGAAGATGAGGGTACATCTTGCAGCTCCGAGGCGGGACCTCAACCGGTTGAGGTAGGCACCCGAAATCGATTCAGGGCGCTCGGTTGTGAGTGTAACTATCCACTGAGATTGAGATAAGGCCAGAGGACAGCGGTCCCTGGACCGTTCTGACGCATCACGCTCTGACGCATCACTCGTACGTGCAACGCTCGGGGGCTGAGGCTACGTAATACGATTTGTAGTTGGCGGCCTCGGGATCCATACATCCGCGAAGATTGAGTACCTCTACGGTTCGAAACTGAACGGGATGGCTCTCGCTCTGTACGGCGATGTGGCCAGAGGTGAGGGGAGTTCCGTCTTGCTTGATCGAAGAGTCAGGATGGGCGACACTTCCCCCGCCGATTTGCGGATTCGTGTACTCCAGCACCTGTGTTCCATTTACACGGTGTTGGAGAAGAGAGTCGCCGAGCACAAGGGTTTCTACCCGGACCCACTCGCTTCCTGGATAGGTTTTGGAGTCGGAGTTGATGCAGTGCGTGGTCGTAAGGGTGTCGCTCATCAGAACGTGGGTGCCCGGAGTGCACAGATTTGCGGTGGAGCGTTGGGATTGTCCTGCACTTCCGAGAAGTTGTACCTCGATGGAGATCGGAAAGTCTTGATGTCGTGTCATCGTCTCAGCAGACTGAGAGTGAACCATCACTCCACTATTCTCGGTTGCCCACCCTGGGCCGCCGGGGGCCTGTCCGTCCAGAAACCGATATTCTACTGCCACGACGTAATGCGAAAATGTCGTGTCAGAGACGAGGTGCCCAAATTGCCCGTCGAACTGGTCGTAGGCGTCATATCCCACCGTTAGTTTCCCGTCCTCGACTCGGAACGTGTTGCCTTTATTGATTCCAGCGGTCTGTCCCGTGATCTTGGGAGTCCAGCCGTTCAGGTTCTTTCCATTGAATAGGGGCGTCCATTCTTTTTGTCCGGCGGTCGGGGGTGGGGAGCTTTCCGAGGAGGTACAGGCCGAGAAAAGGACGAGGAGAGAGAGGAAGAAGCTGAGGAGGGAGCAACTCGCTCGAAAATGGGACATAAAAAGGAGGGTCGTGAGGGCACAACGCTCTAGGGAAGGAGGTCCACGAAGGGGGAAACATCGTGGACCGGCGAGTACGCTTTCGAGATAGATCGTGGTCCCTGCGCTGCCGTGCGGGAACTGGGCGCTGTCCTCAGAAGGCGGTGTATCTCTCTGGGGGCATTCAGAACAGCAACCGGATGTCATTTCGGGCTCAGGAAGAAGCAGCCATTTTTCAGGAGCGGCGTGGAGCGAATTAGGGGCAAATGAAGAGATCACATCATCTGCCATGAACTTTTTTGAACTTCTATGAATGAATGTGCACGTTCGGCGAACCATCTGCCCGTTCATTCTTTCTCTATCTCGGTTCTATCCCACCGAAACCAGTTTTCCTATGATGCGCCGACGCACGCTTCCCTTTCTCCTTTTCGTCTTGGCCGGACTGGGCCTTCTTTTTGTCCCACCGTCCCTGCAGGCACAGACCCCAAGCGGAGACGAGGTGGGGCCGCTGTTGCGAGACATTGTGAACCGGACAGAGGCGGCCCTTCAGGTCAGTAAGACAGCCGAGGAGGCGCAGTCGGTTGCGGACGTGAAGGCGGCGGCGGATTCGGTTTTCCGAGCCGTGTGGGGCATCTCCTCCGGCATTGCGCCAACAGAGGCGAAGGGGGGCGTGGCACACCATGGGTGGAAGGTCCGCTGGCAGACTACAGAGGCGGCCTTCGATTCTGCCTTTGCTGCTCGCATGGGGGCAGAAGCCCCAGAGATCAACGACCCCAAGAAGTTGGGCATCATGGGACGTGCGCGGCATCTGCGTTCCCAGTTTGCCGTGGCGCCCGACAGCGCCGACCCCGAAACCCCCGGCGCGCGCTACTCGCATGATGCCATTGTTGCTCCACTCAGCAACGTCATTGGCTGGATGCGAATGGATAACGGCATCACGAAAGGGGAACTCCAGCCCCGTGTCGATCTCACGTATCGCTGGGACGCCCCCATGTCGTTCTGGAAGTCTACGGCCGACACCGGCTGGCTTTTTGAGGCGCTTGCTCAGGCCCAGAACATCCTCAAGACTGCCTACGATGGAGACGTCGAGATGGCCCGAGATCACGCTGCGGGCATGACCCAGCTTCTCAAAAAGAGCCTAGAAGGGGTTGACGCGAATGGAAACGGTACCGTTGAGGCCAAGGCGCAAGAAGGCGGGCTGCGCGCCGCACTCGAACAAGCCCAGGCTGCTGATCTGGCACGCCGATAAGATCCCGGCATACTTCGTCCCGTCGATTTGTATCCTCTGATTCTGATCCGACCCGTAATGTATACGACTCGTCTTACCTGGTTGCCTCATTCGTCCTGGGCACTCCTTCTCGTGCTCCCACTCCTTGTTCTGGGGTGTTCTGGGCAAAAAGAGGCAGCGATGGAGACTCCAGAACAGCAATGGATTACGCTTTTTGACGGCACCAGTCTAGACCAGTGGACACACGTCGGTCCAGGCGGGTTCGCCCTCCAAGACAACGGCACCATGAAGAGTCAGGGAGGGATGGGGCTTCTCTACTATGAGGAGCAGTCGTTTCGCGACTACGTCTTGGAGCTGGACTATAAGACCTCCAGCGACACGGCCAACTCCGGCATCTTTCTGCGTTTTCCGGAGAAGCCCTCCGACCCTTGGGGGGCTGTGGAGAGCGGCTACGAGATTCAGATCAACAGCTCGTCTGATCCCATTCACCAAACCGGTGCCATCTACGACCAGTCGGCGGCCTTCAGAAATGCGGCCAAGCCGAGCGGCGAGTGGAACACCTACCGCATCGAGGTGACGGGACAGCGGTACGAAGTCTTTCTGAACGGGGAGAAGGTAAACGACTTCTTCGGCGAGCGGGGGCGGGAAGGCTATATTGGCCTTCAGAACCACGATCCGGGATCCACGGTCTGGTTTCGCGACGTGCGCGTGAAACCCCTTTCGGGACAGGAGTATCCGGAATCGCTGGCCGAGTGGGCGGCAGTCGAGGGAGAGCGGGATCCCATTCGGGTGCTCATGGTCACCGCGACCCATGGGTACCGGCACGGTCCCGCCATTGAACGATCGAAAGCGTTGGTCGAGGAGTTGGAGACGACCACAGAGTTTTCCTTCGACGTGACGGAAGACCTCTCGGCCTTGAATGAGGATAACCTCTCCAACTACGACCTGCTCTTCTTTAACAACTCCACGCTTCGGAGTCACGCCAGCAAAGAGGGCGAAGAGGAGTCGGGGGCGGAGCAGGAGATGTGGCGGGGGTACGATCTCACGCTCGACCTGCCCGCGCAGATGGGGCAGGATGCCCTTTCGGGCGAGCTCATGCTCTACGGGACGCCGGAGAATCTCTCGGGGCGCATTCAATTTCAGAACCAGCCCAGTCCGGGGTCACTGCAGGACGTGTCGCTAACCGACTCGGAGCTCACCTTCCACTTTACAGTCGACCAGTATGGGCGCATCGACGGGACGATGGACGTGGACGCCGATTCGTTGGAGGGAACGCTCACGATGACGGATCAGCAGGGACAGCAGCTCCCGCTGCGCGGTGCGCGGCAGAGCGGCCAGGAACGGCAGGAGGACGACGCGGCACAGGACGTCGTGACGGCCGAGCAACAGCAGGCCATTCTCGACTTCATTCGCGACGGAAAGGGAGTCGTAGGGGCGCACGCCGCCCTCGATGCGTTTTACGAATGGGATGCGTACCGGACAATGGTGGGCGGTGGTCTCTTCGACGAGCATCCCTGGACGCAGTCCGTGAAGGTAAAGGTGGAGCAGCCGGACAACCCGGCCATGAGCATGATGGGCGAAAGCTTCTGGCTTCGAGACGAGATTTACGTTCTGGATGAGAACCCGCGCTGGAATTCGCGCGTCCTTGCGTCCCTCGACATGGAAAGCGTGGGCGTAGAGCAGGGACACGCCGATCCCACCCGCGACGATTATCCGATTGCCTGGATGCGCAATTATAAGGGAGGGAAGGTCTTTATGACGAAGCTGGGGCACTTTCCGGACGTGTGGGGCACGCCGTTCTACGTGAAGCACCTGCTGGACGGCATGCGCATGGCGGCCGGACAAACGGAGGCCCGCTTTGCCGGGCGGCGCGTGAAGGAAGTGCTTTCGGAGGACGTGTGGCCGGACGATATTGCCGTCGACGATCGGGGCAACGTCTGGATTGCAGAGCTCCGGGGCAAAATTCACCGCTACGATTCGGCACGAGACACGACCCGACTACTCAACAACCTGGAAACCAC is part of the Salinibacter sp. 10B genome and encodes:
- a CDS encoding DUF1080 domain-containing protein; protein product: MSHFRASCSLLSFFLSLLVLFSACTSSESSPPPTAGQKEWTPLFNGKNLNGWTPKITGQTAGINKGNTFRVEDGKLTVGYDAYDQFDGQFGHLVSDTTFSHYVVAVEYRFLDGQAPGGPGWATENSGVMVHSQSAETMTRHQDFPISIEVQLLGSAGQSQRSTANLCTPGTHVLMSDTLTTTHCINSDSKTYPGSEWVRVETLVLGDSLLQHRVNGTQVLEYTNPQIGGGSVAHPDSSIKQDGTPLTSGHIAVQSESHPVQFRTVEVLNLRGCMDPEAANYKSYYVASAPERCTYE
- a CDS encoding family 16 glycoside hydrolase, which codes for METPEQQWITLFDGTSLDQWTHVGPGGFALQDNGTMKSQGGMGLLYYEEQSFRDYVLELDYKTSSDTANSGIFLRFPEKPSDPWGAVESGYEIQINSSSDPIHQTGAIYDQSAAFRNAAKPSGEWNTYRIEVTGQRYEVFLNGEKVNDFFGERGREGYIGLQNHDPGSTVWFRDVRVKPLSGQEYPESLAEWAAVEGERDPIRVLMVTATHGYRHGPAIERSKALVEELETTTEFSFDVTEDLSALNEDNLSNYDLLFFNNSTLRSHASKEGEEESGAEQEMWRGYDLTLDLPAQMGQDALSGELMLYGTPENLSGRIQFQNQPSPGSLQDVSLTDSELTFHFTVDQYGRIDGTMDVDADSLEGTLTMTDQQGQQLPLRGARQSGQERQEDDAAQDVVTAEQQQAILDFIRDGKGVVGAHAALDAFYEWDAYRTMVGGGLFDEHPWTQSVKVKVEQPDNPAMSMMGESFWLRDEIYVLDENPRWNSRVLASLDMESVGVEQGHADPTRDDYPIAWMRNYKGGKVFMTKLGHFPDVWGTPFYVKHLLDGMRMAAGQTEARFAGRRVKEVLSEDVWPDDIAVDDRGNVWIAELRGKIHRYDSARDTTRLLNNLETTDPTNIEHGLLGIEVDPRFYDGERYVYLYYTEPETIINTLSRFRYRDGSIDLSSEEVLLRVPTEPQCCHQAGDLEWGPDGSLYLSTGDTGMSETRPSWELTDEELQAFMDKHDLKDYHWSRLVDSERSAQNLQDLRGKILRINKDGTIPKDNPFYGEPGVRWEIYAYGLRNPYRFKVDQETGVLHVGVVGPDAGYDYDEYNRTVEGGTNFGWPRSIGRLFYNQMGPDDIPNYEPPLWEYTYQTGGRSATVGPIYRYDGEGGFPAAFQDKMFVYDWARRWVKWVDVKDRTFRSDTSESVKRTPTQYTVPAKRYTDIKTFDQLTTTTPISMEVGPDGALYLAEFDGFWSAGDNAKLTRYRWDRGLDPVSSASAQPVPGEDGHTFQFDASDSHDPDAGALDYHWTFGDGTSSTKVRPTHTYEAPGTYTVRLVVTDPSGRESTPATLTVEAGENPRVAETASGASATGDNR
- a CDS encoding kelch repeat-containing protein, with amino-acid sequence MPRPFSYGVTRVMGGGAVGLLLCVGLLVGSEGRGPEGENVRQRDGGNWTTVETKNEPTARHENAFVEVEGQFYLLGGRGERPVNIYDPETRQWSEGASPPFQMHHFQAVSYDGDIYVLGAWTDDYPRENGLSHVYIYYTDEDQWRKGASIPPGRRRGSAGVVVRKDKIYVVGGIVGGHGPHATAVDWFDVFDPETGEWTALRDRPAPHARDHFQAALADNKLIAVGGRDSGVQGFIDSTVAAVDVYDFETEEWSTWEEAPIPTERAGSTTAVRGNEIIITGGEGFGRTWGQTEALNVDTREWRSIGMLNQPRHGTQMFLFQDQLYIAAGSGDQGGGPELTSMETYDFQE